The Monodelphis domestica isolate mMonDom1 chromosome 7, mMonDom1.pri, whole genome shotgun sequence genome window below encodes:
- the IP6K2 gene encoding inositol hexakisphosphate kinase 2, with the protein MSPAFGAMEVEHYAKGVLLEPFVHQVGGHSCVLRFNDSTICKPLIQREHQFYETLPTEMRKFTPQYKGVVSVSFEEDEDGNLCLIAYPLKGDHGNLDSIDNSDCEPKNKLLRWANKKTHLLETEKITKEWVRQHRKEEKIKSHKLEEEFEWLKSSEVLYYSLEKKGNVSSQMKHHNPWSLKCHQQQLQRMKENAKHRNQHKFILLENLTSRYQVPCVLDLKMGTRQHGDDASEEKKANQIRKCQQSTSAVIGVRVCGMQVYQTGSGQLMFMNKYHGRKLSVQGFKEALYQFFHNGRYLRRELFDPVIKKLTELKSVLETQESYRFYSSSLLIIYDGKELPEVAVDSDPEDLEDLSEESSDESAGAYAYKPAVSTVDIRMIDFAHTTCRHYGEDSIVHEGQDTGYIFGLQSLIDIITEISDESGE; encoded by the exons ATGAGCCCAGCATTTGGAGCTATGGAAGTGGAGCACTATGCCAAGGGAGTTCTGCTGGAACCTTTTGTTCACCAGGTGGGAGGTCACTCCTGTGTCCTCCGGTTTAATGACTCAACCATCTGTAAGCCCCTCATCCAGAGGGAACACCAGTTCTATGAAACCCTCCCGACAGAAATGCGTAAATTTACTCCCCAATATAAAG GTGTTGTATCAGTAAGCTTTGAAGAGGATGAAGATGGAAACTTATGTTTAATAGCATATCCATTAAAAGGGGACCATGGTAATTTAGACAGTATAGATAATTCAGACTGCGAACCCAAAAATAAGCTCTTAAGGTGGGCTAACAAAAAGACTCATTTACTAGAAACGGAGAAGATCACCAAGGAGTGGGTCCGACAgcacagaaaagaggaaaaaattaaaag TCATAAGTTAGAAGAAGAATTTGAATGGTTAAAAAGCTCAGAAGTCTTATACTACAGTTTAGAGAAAAAGGGGAATGTGAGCTCACAGATGAAACATCATAACCCTTGGAGTTTGAAATGTCACCAGCAGCAGCTACAGCGCATGAAGGAAAATGCCAAACACCGGAACCAGCACA AATTTATCTTACTGGAAAATTTAACCTCTCGCTACCAAGTACCCTGTGTCCTGGACCTGAAGATGGGAACCCGGCAGCATGGAGATGATGCATCAGAGGAGAAGAAAGCTAACCAGATCCGGAAGTGCCAGCAGAGCACATCTGCAGTCATTGGAGTTCGTGTGTGTGGGATGCAG GTCTATCAGACAGGGAGCGGTCAGCTCATGTTCATGAACAAGTACCATGGGAGAAAACTCTCTGTCCAGGGGTTCAAGGAAGCCCTCTACCAATTTTTTCATAATGGCAGGTACCTCCGTCGGGAACTCTTTGATCCCGTCATAAAGAAACTGACGGAGCTGAAATCAGTGTTAGAAACCCAGGAGTCCTATCGATTCTACTCTAGCTCACTGCTTATCATCTATGATGGCAAGGAGCTGCCAGAGGTGGCTGTGGACTCCGACCCAGAGGACCTGGAGGATCTGTCTGAGGAGTCATCTGATGAATCGGCAGGAGCCTATGCCTACAAACCAGCTGTCAGCACAGTGGACATCCGCATGATAGACTTTGCCCACACTACCTGCAGGCACTACGGAGAGGACAGCATTGTGCATGAAGGCCAGGACACGGGCTACATTTTTGGACTTCAAAGCTTAATAGATATTATTACAGAAATAAGTGATGAGAGTGGGGAATAA